A genomic window from Eleginops maclovinus isolate JMC-PN-2008 ecotype Puerto Natales chromosome 9, JC_Emac_rtc_rv5, whole genome shotgun sequence includes:
- the LOC134869337 gene encoding tyrosine-protein kinase ZAP-70 — protein MSIDQAAELPFYYGSISRSDAEQHLKLAGMVDGMFLLRQCLRSLGGYVLSVVFNLEFNHYSIDKQLNGTYCITGGKPHCGPAELCEFYSKDPEGLVCILRKPCLRSPDTPIRPGVFDTMRENMMREYVKQTWNLEGEAMEQAIISQAPQLEKLIATTAHEKMPWYHGKINRQEGERRLYSGGQPDGKFLVREKEQPSTFALSMVYGKTVYHYQILQDKSGKYSMPEGTKFDTIWQLVEYQKMKADGLMTILREACLNGKTAEKTPSIPRIRRAPANGYTPPPNAPDLATTVPVDREVLPMDCGGFNPYHNPNEVKRFNIQRNQLLIDEVELGSGNFGCVKKGVLKTDSGQLDVAIKVLKSDNEKLVREEMMREAEIMHQLNNPFIVRMLGLCNAENLMLVMEMASAGPLNKFLSSNKDTVTVENIVNLMHQVSMGMKYLEEKNFVHRDLAARNVLLVNKKFAKISDFGLSKAIGADENYYRARTAGKWPLKWYAPECISFRKFSSKSDVWSFGVTMWEAFSFGGKPYKKMKGPEVMRFIESEGRMECPAVCPERMYTVMKECWTYKHEDRPDFKKVEESMRSYHYSISNKAKPEGAAAAAEPIK, from the exons ATGTCCATCGACCAAGCAGCCGAGCTCCCTTTCTACTACGGCAGCATCAGTCGCTCGGATGCGGAGCAGCACCTGAAGCTGGCGGGGATGGTCGATGGGATGTTCCTGCTGCGACAGTGTCTTCGCAGTCTTGGAGGCTATgttctgtctgttgtgtttaaCCTGGAGTTTAATCATTACTCTATAGACAAGCAGCTTAATGGGACCTACTGCATCACAGGGGGGAAGCCTCACTGTGGGCCAGCAGAGCTCTGTGAATTTTACAGCAAAGACCCTGAAGGGCTGGTGTGCATCCTGAGGAAACCCTGTCTGCGCTCCCCGGACACACCGATACGTCCCGGCGTGTTCGACACCATGAGAGAAAATATGATGAGGGAGTACGTAAAGCAGACCTGGAATTTGGAG GGAGAAGCGATGGAGCAGGCCATCATCAGTCAAGCTCCTCAGCTGGAGAAACTGATCGCCACCACGGCCCACGAGAAGATGCCCTGGTACCACGGTAAAATCAACcggcaggaaggagagaggcgACTTTACTCTGGTGGACAACCCGACGGCAAGTTTCT agtgagagaaaaagagcagcCAAGTACTTTTGCTCTCTCCATGGTGTACGGAAAAACAGTGTATCACTACCAGATACTCCAAGACAAGTCAGGGAAATACTCCATGCCAGAGGGAACAAAGTTTGACACAATCTGGCAG CTGGTTGAATACCAGAAGATGAAAGCTGATGGCCTGATGACTATTCTCAGGGAGGCGTGCCTGAATGGCAAAACTGCTGAAA AGACTCCCAGTATTCCTCGAATA AGGCGTGCTCCAGCAAATGGATACACACCGCCACCTAATG CACCCGATCTGGCCACCACTGTGCCTGTAGACCGCGAAGTGCTGCCGATGGACTGCGGGGGATTTAATCCGTACCACAACCCAAATGAAGTGAAGAGGTTCAACATCCAGAGGAATCAGCTGCTGATCGATGAAGTGGAGCTCGGCTCAGGGAACTTTGGCTGCGTCAAGAAAGGAGTCCTCAAGACTGATTC gGGCCAGCTTGATGTGGCCATCAAAGTGCTAAAGAGTGACAATGAGAAGCTGGTGAGGGAGGAGATGATGAGGGAGGCAGAGATCATGCACCAGCTCAACAACCCCTTCATCGTCCGCATGCTGGGTCTGTGCAACGCGGAGAATCTGATGCTGGTCATGGAGATGGCCTCTGCTGGGCCTCTCAACAAGTTTCTTTCCTCAAATAA GGACACAGTAACCGTGGAGAACATTGTGAACCTAATGCACCAGGTGTCGATGGGAATGAAGTATCTGGAGGAGAAAAACTTTGTGCACAGAGACTTAGCAGCTCGTAATGTCCTGCTGGTCAACAAAAAGTTCGCCAAAATCAGTGACTTTGGGCTCTCCAAGGCCATTGGAGCAGATGAAAACTATTACAGG GCTCGTACTGCAGGTAAATGGCCTTTGAAGTGGTACGCTCCAGAATGCATAAGCTTCCGCAAATTCTCCAGTAAAAGTGATGTGTGGAGTTTTGGTGTGACCATGTGGGAGGCCTTTTCCTTCGGAGGGAAACCTTACAAG AAAATGAAAGGCCCAGAGGTGATGCGCTTCATTGAAAGTGAAGGCCGCATGGAGTGTCCGGCAGTGTGTCCAGAGCGAATGTATACAGTGATGAAAGAATGCTGGACATACAA GCACGAGGACCGTCCTGACTTCAAGAAGGTTGAGGAGTCCATGAGGTCTTACCATTACTCCATATCGAACAAGGCCAAGCCTGAGGGAGCTGCAGCCGCTGCCGAGCCTATCAAGTAG
- the mob3a gene encoding MOB kinase activator 3A, whose protein sequence is MSMALKQVFNKDRTFRPKRKFEPGTQRFDLHKKAQASLNAGLDLKMAVQLPHGEDLNDWVAVHVVDFFNRINLIYGTISDSCTDQTCPVMSGGPRYEYRWQDEHKYKKPTALSAPKYMSLLMDWIEVQINNENIFPTNVGTPFPKTFMQVAKKILSRLFRVFVHVYIHHFDRVSQMGAEAHVNTCYKHFYYFVTEFNLTDHKELEPLKEMTSRMCH, encoded by the exons ATGTCCATGGCTCTTAAACAAGTCTTCAACAAAGACAGGACATTCCGGCCCAAGCGCAAGTTTGAGCCCGGGACGCAGCGCTTCGATCTGCACAAGAAGGCCCAGGCATCTCTGAATGCAGGGCTGGACCTGAAGATGGCCGTGCAGCTGCCCCACGGCGAGGACCTCAACGACTGGGTCGCCGTCCACGTGGTGGACTTCTTCAACCGTATTAACCTCATCTACGGCACCATCAGCGACTCCTGCACCGATCAAACGTGCCCCGTCATGTCAGGTGGGCCCAGGTACGAATACCGCTGGCAGGACGAGCACAAATATAAGAAACCGACAGCCCTGTCGGCCCCCAAATACATGAGTCTGCTCATGGATTGGATTGAGGTACAAATCAACAATGAGAACATCTTCCCCACCAATGTCG GTACTCCCTTCCCTAAGACCTTCATGCAGGTGGCTAAGAAGATTTTGTCTCGTCTGTTCCGGGTGTTTGTTCACGTCTACATCCACCACTTTGACCGTGTGAGCCAGATGGGGGCCGAGGCTCATGTCAATACCTGCTATAAGCATTTCTATTACTTTGTCACTGAGTTCAACCTCACAGATCACAAAGAGCTGGAGCCTCTG AAAGAGATGACTTCCCGGATGTGTCACTAA